In Syntrophotaleaceae bacterium, a genomic segment contains:
- a CDS encoding alpha/beta fold hydrolase: MTALFGILAVIVSVAGVVTISYAIFWYEYANRNPSLMENRFSWRNLVFAVRLIATETACLLLAILLQPLGWFNWKEKPPAAFPRPIILLHGLFHSRSSWICLKLALRRRGFTTLHALKLPPWKDVETLTEELAKKVDEYRFSTGLDKVHLICHSMGGIIARNFLQLRGGAGKVDRCIMLATPHRGSKLAPFTVTSLGGLLMPGSPFLQRLAEAPLPESTRIYCLFSRHDNMVVPCENARLEGARNIELFGTGHTALLFRPDIPGILAGLLEE, encoded by the coding sequence TTGACGGCTCTTTTCGGCATTCTGGCTGTTATCGTCTCCGTTGCGGGTGTAGTGACTATCAGCTATGCGATCTTCTGGTACGAATACGCCAACCGGAACCCCTCTTTGATGGAGAACCGTTTCAGCTGGAGGAATCTGGTTTTCGCTGTCCGGCTGATCGCTACGGAGACCGCCTGCCTGCTCCTGGCCATCCTACTGCAGCCCCTTGGCTGGTTCAACTGGAAAGAAAAGCCCCCTGCAGCCTTCCCCCGGCCGATTATCCTGCTGCACGGGCTTTTTCACAGCCGCTCGTCCTGGATCTGCTTAAAGCTGGCGCTACGCCGCCGGGGATTCACTACTCTTCACGCCCTGAAACTTCCGCCATGGAAGGATGTGGAGACACTGACCGAGGAACTGGCCAAAAAGGTCGATGAATATCGTTTTTCAACAGGCCTCGACAAGGTCCATCTCATTTGCCACTCCATGGGCGGAATCATCGCCAGGAACTTCCTGCAGCTTCGCGGCGGCGCCGGCAAGGTCGATCGCTGCATCATGTTGGCGACGCCCCATCGGGGATCGAAACTGGCTCCTTTCACCGTGACCTCCCTGGGCGGCCTGCTGATGCCGGGATCCCCTTTTTTGCAGCGACTTGCGGAGGCTCCCTTGCCGGAGTCGACCCGTATTTACTGCCTTTTCAGCCGCCACGACAACATGGTGGTCCCTTGTGAAAACGCCCGCCTCGAGGGCGCCCGCAATATCGAGTTGTTCGGCACGGGCCATACTGCCCTGCTGTTCAGACCGGACATCCCCGGCATTCTGGCCGGACTTCTTGAGGAGTGA
- the xerC gene encoding tyrosine recombinase XerC, which yields MDDHLAQFDRHLSLERNLSAHTRRAYKQDLEEFRRFLTEEASIDNTRAAILQVDQLLLRRYLAQLHKKNRRTTIARKLSALRTFFDYLVREGILEVNPGDLVATPRQEKYLPKVLTVDEAFALMERGPSAGLLACRDRAIVEMLYSCGLRIGELAGLDVGHVDWGEGLVRVRGKGGKERLVPIGRKAREALHHYLELRGMPEEREPLFLNFRGGRLSARSMERHFKRQLLQAGILKEATPHALRHSFATHLLDGGADLRAIQELLGHASLSTTQKYTQVSIDRLMEVYDKAHPRGKKK from the coding sequence TTGGACGATCATCTGGCACAGTTCGACCGGCACCTCTCCCTGGAACGCAATCTTTCCGCTCATACACGCCGAGCCTATAAACAGGATCTGGAGGAATTCCGCCGGTTCCTGACCGAGGAGGCTTCCATCGACAATACCAGGGCGGCCATCCTGCAGGTCGACCAGCTCCTGCTGCGCCGCTATCTCGCTCAACTGCACAAAAAGAACCGCCGCACCACCATCGCCCGCAAACTCTCCGCTCTGCGAACATTCTTCGATTACCTGGTCCGGGAAGGGATCCTTGAGGTCAACCCCGGGGATCTGGTTGCGACTCCCCGGCAGGAGAAGTATCTGCCGAAAGTCCTGACCGTGGACGAGGCTTTCGCCCTGATGGAGCGCGGGCCGTCTGCGGGTCTGCTGGCCTGCCGGGACAGGGCGATCGTGGAGATGCTCTATTCCTGCGGACTGCGCATCGGTGAACTGGCCGGGTTGGATGTCGGTCATGTGGACTGGGGGGAGGGGCTGGTCCGGGTGCGCGGCAAAGGCGGCAAGGAGCGCCTGGTTCCCATCGGCCGCAAGGCACGGGAAGCCCTGCACCACTACCTGGAACTGCGGGGGATGCCGGAGGAGCGGGAACCTCTTTTCCTCAATTTCCGGGGCGGGCGGCTTTCCGCCCGCAGCATGGAGCGCCATTTCAAGCGCCAGCTGCTGCAGGCCGGCATCCTGAAGGAAGCGACGCCCCATGCCCTGCGTCACTCCTTCGCGACCCATCTTCTGGACGGTGGCGCCGATCTGCGGGCGATTCAGGAACTTCTCGGGCATGCCTCCCTGTCCACCACCCAGAAATATACCCAGGTCAGCATCGACCGTCTGATGGAGGTTTACGACAAGGCCCATCCGCGAGGCAAGAAAAAATGA
- a CDS encoding peroxiredoxin, with the protein MATLQVGKAAPDFTLEGVSGKEFLEVSLSQYRGKWVVLFFYPLDFTFVCPTEIIGFNENYEKFTKFNAEILGASVDSKFSHLAWISQELGDLRFPLLSDITKEVARNYGILIEEQGISLRGLYIIDPQGVLRYELVHDLNVGRSVDETLRVLEALQTGELCPLNWRQGVQTLGKG; encoded by the coding sequence ATGGCAACTCTGCAGGTGGGCAAGGCGGCTCCGGATTTCACCCTCGAGGGGGTGTCGGGCAAGGAATTTCTCGAAGTTTCACTGTCCCAGTATCGCGGCAAGTGGGTGGTCCTGTTCTTCTACCCCCTCGACTTCACCTTTGTCTGCCCGACTGAAATTATCGGCTTCAACGAAAATTACGAGAAATTCACCAAATTCAACGCGGAAATTCTCGGCGCCAGTGTCGATTCCAAGTTTTCCCATCTGGCCTGGATCAGTCAGGAACTGGGTGATCTGCGTTTTCCTCTTCTGTCTGATATCACCAAGGAAGTGGCCCGCAACTACGGCATCCTGATCGAGGAGCAGGGGATCAGCCTGAGGGGGCTTTATATCATAGATCCCCAGGGGGTGTTGCGCTACGAACTGGTTCACGACCTCAACGTCGGACGCAGCGTGGACGAGACCCTGCGGGTCCTGGAAGCCCTGCAGACAGGGGAGCTCTGCCCTCTGAACTGGCGGCAGGGGGTGCAGACGCTGGGCAAGGGGTAG
- a CDS encoding transposase — protein sequence MPRQPRLDIPGLLQHVIVRGIERTAIFLDDNDRLRFVERLDQLLVKTETDCFAWALIPNHFHLLLRCNRVELSRFMRRLLTGHAVYFNLRHNRSGHLFQNRYKSMICEEDSYFLELIRYIHLNPLRAGLVSTLEELSRYPWCGHSVILGHQILSGQSVDAVLASFGRRKARQRYQQFIADGLAMGEPPHLVGKSQKPSGIRSKLERDSIRPDKRILGSGELVQSLREHEIFRESPQDRKSLPELQKDIADYFDLEPVSLIQRGRQSDQSSARALFCFLSVVKLRYPGVKAGEVLGIGASSVSRAIQRGEELFRSREDLQVWWDGLMH from the coding sequence ATGCCAAGACAACCCCGCCTCGACATCCCCGGCCTGCTCCAGCATGTCATTGTTCGCGGAATTGAGCGCACGGCGATCTTTCTCGATGACAATGACCGCCTGCGTTTTGTCGAGCGCCTCGACCAGTTGTTGGTCAAAACAGAGACCGACTGCTTTGCCTGGGCGCTGATTCCGAACCACTTTCATTTGCTATTACGCTGCAACCGGGTAGAGCTATCCCGCTTCATGCGTCGTCTGCTGACCGGCCATGCCGTGTATTTTAATCTCCGCCATAACCGCTCCGGGCACTTGTTTCAGAACCGCTACAAGTCCATGATCTGCGAGGAAGATTCCTATTTCCTGGAATTGATCCGCTATATACATCTCAACCCGTTGCGTGCCGGGCTTGTTTCCACTCTCGAAGAATTATCCCGGTACCCATGGTGCGGCCATTCGGTCATTCTGGGACACCAAATTTTGTCCGGTCAATCAGTGGATGCTGTTTTGGCGAGCTTTGGCCGGCGGAAAGCTCGCCAACGATACCAACAGTTCATTGCCGATGGTCTGGCGATGGGAGAGCCGCCCCATCTGGTCGGAAAAAGTCAGAAACCGAGTGGAATTCGCAGTAAATTGGAGAGGGATTCAATCAGACCAGATAAGCGAATTCTCGGAAGCGGCGAATTGGTTCAATCGCTCCGGGAGCACGAGATTTTCAGGGAGAGCCCGCAAGATCGCAAATCGTTGCCCGAATTGCAAAAAGACATCGCGGATTATTTCGATCTGGAACCCGTGAGTCTCATTCAACGCGGACGCCAGAGTGATCAATCTTCGGCCCGAGCATTATTTTGCTTTCTGTCAGTTGTCAAACTTCGGTATCCGGGGGTGAAGGCCGGGGAGGTGTTGGGAATCGGCGCGTCCTCAGTAAGTCGGGCTATCCAGCGAGGGGAGGAGTTGTTTCGATCTCGGGAAGATCTGCAAGTGTGGTGGGATGGGCTAATGCACTAA